In Bremerella cremea, a genomic segment contains:
- a CDS encoding FMN-binding protein, whose translation MMLVPTKNNLFFCLAISLSLVFFWSSLSVAEDLVEFLNGTEVQGEILEIRKPNQEFDFKFKIAGKEVTQTIAYAKVHAVTLKGKRFVLTEKEAAATARVVRTAEKVQQRIDTIGASVPDWLATTEMNHPATLDMTWPKNPGGPWDESKNIGQYIWGRVNPNVSRWRPGIKLVYHCLDLHQNEPDLLQRDKEKLGVMYFQLLQDYERAAYWLQQADAQPTTEPGIHLCECYWRLGSKSLAMQALAGNRLHISAIKLYGDMGEVDKALAVTQSFEKTSLFNEAWLNAGDALRAAGRLDEAIAYYQKVLDKNQARNQEYLSRYKGRAAEAIEAIRLFDQADVSKVADGKYRQSATGYNGPLEVEVTVNNARITQVKVTKHREKQFYAALTDTPQQIVEQQSYRNIDGTSGATITSQAIVNATAKALAQGAK comes from the coding sequence ATGATGCTTGTCCCCACCAAGAACAATTTGTTTTTTTGCTTGGCCATCAGCCTGAGCCTGGTCTTTTTCTGGTCGTCGCTTTCCGTCGCAGAAGATTTGGTCGAGTTTCTGAACGGGACGGAGGTGCAGGGAGAGATTCTCGAAATCCGCAAACCGAACCAAGAGTTCGACTTCAAGTTCAAGATCGCTGGTAAGGAAGTTACCCAGACCATCGCATACGCCAAGGTTCACGCTGTAACACTGAAAGGCAAACGGTTCGTACTTACGGAGAAAGAAGCGGCAGCCACTGCGCGAGTTGTCCGCACAGCGGAAAAGGTGCAGCAGCGAATCGATACCATTGGGGCCAGCGTGCCAGATTGGTTAGCCACCACCGAAATGAATCATCCCGCGACTCTAGATATGACTTGGCCAAAAAATCCGGGCGGACCTTGGGACGAGTCAAAGAACATTGGCCAATACATTTGGGGCCGCGTCAATCCCAACGTTTCGCGCTGGCGGCCAGGGATCAAGTTGGTTTACCACTGCCTTGATTTGCACCAAAACGAGCCTGATTTGCTGCAGCGCGACAAGGAAAAACTGGGCGTCATGTACTTCCAATTGCTGCAAGATTATGAACGGGCCGCTTATTGGCTGCAACAAGCCGATGCCCAACCAACCACCGAACCCGGCATTCATTTGTGCGAATGTTACTGGCGTTTAGGCAGCAAATCGCTGGCCATGCAAGCACTCGCGGGAAATCGGCTGCATATCAGTGCGATCAAGCTGTACGGCGACATGGGCGAGGTCGACAAGGCCTTGGCCGTGACGCAATCGTTTGAAAAGACATCGCTGTTCAACGAAGCCTGGCTCAACGCTGGCGACGCGCTTCGCGCAGCAGGTCGGCTAGACGAGGCGATCGCCTACTATCAGAAAGTGCTCGACAAAAACCAGGCTCGCAACCAGGAATATCTCTCTCGCTATAAAGGCCGCGCGGCGGAGGCGATTGAAGCGATTCGGTTGTTCGACCAAGCCGACGTCAGCAAAGTGGCGGACGGCAAGTATCGCCAATCGGCCACCGGTTATAACGGCCCGCTGGAAGTCGAAGTCACCGTCAACAATGCCCGCATCACGCAGGTCAAAGTTACCAAGCATCGGGAAAAACAGTTCTACGCTGCCTTAACCGACACACCTCAGCAGATTGTCGAGCAGCAAAGTTATCGCAACATCGACGGAACCAGCGGCGCCACGATCACTTCCCAGGCCATCGTCAACGCGACAGCCAAAGCACTGGCGCAAGGGGCGAAATAG